The following are encoded in a window of Clostridium thermarum genomic DNA:
- a CDS encoding transposase produces the protein MYIRQECLFSFEEIIKLQPKTRLELILAQLDFSNVLNGLAQLHATRGPKGHNELALLYALVAMQVEKIKYFNKLVDRLKTDPIFRYNCGFNILEKTPSASTFSRFLTKLSKIPSLEYDFDCLVKKAISIGIVDGSNVAIDSTKIDSFEKARPKSKLKNDAVSPNWGAKNDTDGNKIRWFGFKLHILADCKSELPLSILLSPASYSDGDLAIPLIKKFITNYSGVLSPKHFIMDKGYDFQKIYDYVTHDVKAQPIIAYNPRAQYAPPEGFNEKFEPICSMGYPLTYWGKDGDYLKFRCPQATGKVNCPFGTKHCSNSNYGFCLKVNYKENNRYYSYPLRSSEDWQKLYNQRTSIERCNSRLKEYLNVNNLRSAGIRKAKVVALLNCMALVAGTIAVNQKSNDLNLKQAG, from the coding sequence ATGTATATTCGACAAGAATGCCTATTTTCCTTTGAAGAAATAATAAAATTACAACCTAAAACTAGGCTTGAATTAATTCTAGCCCAACTAGATTTTTCAAATGTATTAAATGGTTTAGCCCAGCTACACGCTACGCGTGGCCCGAAAGGGCATAATGAGCTAGCACTATTGTATGCTTTAGTTGCTATGCAAGTTGAAAAAATTAAATATTTTAATAAGTTAGTCGATAGACTTAAGACTGATCCTATATTTAGGTATAATTGTGGTTTTAACATTTTAGAGAAAACACCTTCAGCATCAACCTTTAGTAGATTTTTAACTAAGCTATCCAAAATACCTTCATTGGAATATGACTTCGATTGTTTAGTTAAAAAGGCCATTAGTATAGGAATTGTTGATGGTTCAAATGTAGCAATCGATTCTACTAAAATTGATTCTTTTGAAAAAGCTAGACCTAAATCCAAACTTAAGAATGATGCTGTTTCTCCAAACTGGGGAGCTAAGAACGATACTGATGGTAATAAAATACGTTGGTTCGGATTTAAGCTTCACATACTGGCAGATTGCAAGAGTGAACTACCCTTAAGCATATTGCTATCTCCCGCTAGTTATAGTGATGGAGATTTAGCTATTCCGCTGATAAAAAAGTTCATCACCAACTACTCTGGAGTTTTGAGTCCTAAGCATTTTATTATGGATAAAGGTTATGATTTTCAAAAGATTTATGATTATGTTACTCACGATGTTAAAGCACAACCAATTATAGCTTACAATCCTAGGGCACAGTATGCTCCACCAGAAGGATTTAATGAGAAGTTTGAACCCATATGCTCAATGGGATATCCATTAACTTACTGGGGAAAAGATGGTGACTACCTTAAATTTAGATGTCCCCAAGCAACCGGTAAGGTTAATTGTCCATTTGGAACAAAGCATTGTAGCAATTCAAACTATGGATTTTGCCTAAAGGTAAACTATAAAGAGAATAATAGGTATTACTCTTATCCTCTTAGGAGCAGTGAAGATTGGCAAAAACTCTATAATCAACGCACCTCTATCGAGAGGTGTAACTCAAGATTGAAAGAGTACCTAAATGTTAATAATCTGCGTTCAGCAGGTATTAGAAAAGCAAAAGTTGTAGCTCTACTAAACTGTATGGCTTTAGTAGCAGGCACTATTGCTGTTAATCAGAAGTCTAACGACTTAAATTTAAAGCAAGCAGGATAA
- a CDS encoding transposase has protein sequence MYQRQEIFNIIELFTSQKLINFYTKIFDNLDLSSLPDRVPSKYGPTGFSRHALFRAFIVMKCEKFAQITDLKDFLENNLIIAQLCGFNIFKPLPSYSVFQRFIKNLSNSYLKEVMKHQVNILKELGFIDNNFISVDATPVKANTKFNNPKCFANNKFSKNNHPSSDKDCKLRKLHN, from the coding sequence ATGTACCAACGTCAAGAAATCTTTAACATAATTGAACTTTTTACTTCTCAAAAGCTTATCAATTTTTATACAAAAATCTTCGATAATCTTGATTTATCTTCATTACCCGATAGGGTACCTTCAAAATATGGTCCTACTGGGTTTTCACGTCATGCTCTTTTTAGAGCTTTCATTGTCATGAAATGTGAAAAATTTGCCCAAATTACTGACCTTAAAGATTTTCTAGAAAATAATCTAATAATTGCTCAGCTTTGCGGTTTCAATATTTTTAAACCTTTACCTTCATACTCGGTTTTTCAGAGATTTATAAAAAATTTATCTAATTCTTATCTTAAAGAAGTCATGAAACACCAAGTTAATATTCTTAAAGAACTTGGTTTTATTGACAACAACTTTATATCAGTTGATGCCACTCCTGTTAAGGCTAATACTAAATTTAATAATCCTAAATGCTTCGCAAATAACAAATTTTCTAAAAATAATCATCCTTCTTCTGATAAAGATTGTAAATTGAGGAAATTGCACAATTAA
- a CDS encoding O-antigen ligase family protein has protein sequence MKKIRDIINVIFLFFISGGFYSSSNIALIGISFANIIILLVSFLNIKRAKFDFLSCKYIITFIIYIFLSCTWAYDSRNTLINAFIFTGTVAYSLNMFFYYDECEFIRYMSFFNLSSAILSIFLVIFLPDIGTYYDDRFFNWRGYFALKNGFGRTMALGYVFSLLNFISEKSKFRKLTALLAMALAVLCVSKSNSSTSLVILLISTVAILSYKFINAYIIIIGTFISGIIFYILFFLQNNEWFGSIASQLLQYFNRDITLTGRTGIWNFSIEAMKLKPLLGYGYHGFWYNNPYSYYFSMANEFMIGHSHNGYIDLLLDLGVIGTIVFFIMIINYVIKCLAYYKIKKHINAYFYVFFICLYIIINFIEGEFLRSNSIFMVSFVCLNYYLLQLKKSIK, from the coding sequence ATGAAAAAAATTCGAGATATTATAAACGTTATATTTTTATTTTTTATATCAGGTGGATTTTATTCATCTTCAAATATTGCTCTTATAGGGATATCGTTTGCTAACATCATAATTCTATTAGTTAGTTTTTTAAATATCAAAAGAGCTAAGTTTGATTTTTTATCTTGTAAATATATAATTACGTTTATAATCTATATATTTTTATCGTGTACATGGGCATATGATTCAAGAAATACATTAATCAATGCATTTATATTTACTGGAACTGTAGCATATAGCTTGAATATGTTTTTTTATTATGATGAATGTGAATTTATAAGATATATGAGCTTTTTTAATCTTTCTTCTGCCATTTTATCTATTTTTCTAGTAATATTTTTACCAGATATAGGAACTTATTATGATGATAGATTCTTTAATTGGAGAGGTTATTTCGCACTAAAAAATGGTTTCGGAAGAACTATGGCATTAGGTTATGTTTTTTCGCTACTAAATTTTATATCTGAAAAGTCTAAATTTAGAAAGTTGACCGCATTATTAGCAATGGCATTAGCTGTTCTTTGTGTTTCCAAGAGTAATAGCTCAACATCTCTTGTTATTTTACTTATTTCTACTGTAGCAATATTAAGCTATAAATTTATCAATGCATATATTATAATTATTGGTACTTTTATAAGTGGGATTATTTTTTATATTTTATTTTTTTTACAAAATAATGAATGGTTCGGGTCAATTGCATCTCAGTTACTACAGTACTTTAATAGAGATATAACATTAACTGGGAGAACAGGAATCTGGAATTTCTCTATAGAAGCTATGAAGTTGAAACCATTACTTGGGTATGGGTATCATGGATTTTGGTATAATAATCCTTACTCGTATTATTTTAGTATGGCTAATGAGTTTATGATTGGTCATTCACATAATGGATATATTGACCTTCTATTGGATTTGGGCGTTATTGGAACTATAGTATTCTTTATTATGATAATTAACTATGTTATTAAATGTTTAGCGTATTATAAAATTAAAAAGCATATTAATGCATATTTCTATGTATTTTTCATTTGCCTATACATTATTATTAATTTTATTGAGGGTGAATTTTTGAGAAGTAATTCAATATTTATGGTTTCATTTGTCTGTTTAAATTATTATCTTTTACAGTTAAAAAAGTCAATAAAGTAA
- the pssD gene encoding PssD/Cps14F family polysaccharide biosynthesis glycosyltransferase, translating to MKICLVGSSGGHLTHLYLLKDWWKEQERFWVTFDKEDARSLLKDEKKYWCYYPTNRNIINLIKNTFLAIKVLRKEKPDIIVSSGAAVAVPFFYIGKLLGAKLVYIEVFDRIELPTLTGKMVYPITDKFILQWEEQKKFYPKGIYLGGII from the coding sequence GTGAAAATATGTCTTGTAGGATCTAGTGGAGGACATTTAACACATTTATATTTATTAAAAGATTGGTGGAAAGAGCAAGAACGTTTTTGGGTAACCTTTGATAAGGAAGACGCTAGAAGTTTGTTAAAAGATGAGAAAAAGTACTGGTGTTACTATCCAACTAATAGAAATATTATAAATTTAATAAAAAATACATTCCTTGCAATTAAAGTTTTAAGAAAAGAGAAACCGGATATAATAGTTTCTTCTGGAGCGGCTGTGGCAGTACCGTTTTTTTACATTGGAAAGTTATTAGGTGCAAAATTAGTATACATAGAAGTCTTTGATAGAATTGAATTACCAACTTTAACTGGAAAGATGGTGTATCCCATTACTGATAAGTTTATTTTACAATGGGAGGAGCAAAAAAAATTTTATCCTAAGGGAATATATCTGGGAGGAATTATATGA
- a CDS encoding glycosyltransferase, producing the protein MIFVSVGTHEQQFNRLISKIDALVKSNEIKDTVFIQSGYSTEKIECCDFKKLIGYEEMEKYTREASIIIVHGGPGSIMQAWKYGKKPIVVPRNPIFGEHVDNHQIKFTQRLERDNMVLAVYDIEDLEKIIVAVENGEISLDYSSKFNNNINFVAKFIEELNR; encoded by the coding sequence ATGATATTTGTTAGTGTTGGAACACATGAACAGCAATTTAACAGATTAATTTCTAAAATAGATGCTCTTGTTAAAAGTAATGAGATAAAAGATACAGTATTTATTCAGTCTGGATATTCAACTGAAAAAATAGAATGTTGCGATTTCAAAAAACTCATTGGATATGAAGAAATGGAAAAGTATACAAGAGAAGCAAGCATAATTATCGTTCATGGGGGACCTGGTAGTATTATGCAGGCTTGGAAGTATGGCAAGAAACCAATTGTTGTTCCACGAAATCCTATATTCGGTGAACATGTTGACAATCATCAAATTAAGTTTACACAAAGATTAGAAAGGGACAATATGGTTCTAGCTGTGTATGATATAGAAGATTTGGAGAAAATAATTGTCGCTGTAGAGAATGGAGAGATATCTTTGGACTACAGTAGCAAATTTAATAACAATATTAATTTTGTTGCTAAGTTTATTGAAGAATTAAATAGATGA
- a CDS encoding glycosyltransferase family 4 protein: protein MNIVINAILMGENPRGVGVYINNLIKSLAEVDKKNNYYIYYGGWMKGFDFYNIKQNNFTFIKENISQNKVLRNLYQLIIFPLKTLKYSPDVIHIPDTSPVLIMGNKTISTIHDLAEFYYPEKYGKLQALIRKVIVNVQIKRSAKIITISEFSKQSIMSRFKCKNKKITVIYNGVDFKKATNVKQVSSEEVLNKYKLTKGRYFLFVSELERTKNASVIVECYNKYFKGTNYKIVLCGKKGNDYEYINTKIKEFGLENMVVYTGYVTDLELVTLYKNATTFIFPSLFEGFGLPIIEAMANGVPVICSNRSSLPEVGGGAVLKFDPNGIDELYECILKAQDESTRTKMIQLGFDRIKIFNWENTAKAVLDIYWEVYNNDKSKVN from the coding sequence ATGAATATAGTAATAAATGCAATCCTAATGGGAGAAAATCCAAGAGGAGTGGGTGTATATATTAACAATTTAATAAAAAGTCTAGCTGAAGTTGATAAAAAGAATAATTATTATATATATTACGGAGGGTGGATGAAAGGATTTGATTTTTATAACATTAAACAGAATAATTTCACATTCATTAAAGAGAATATAAGTCAAAATAAGGTACTAAGAAATTTATATCAATTAATTATTTTTCCATTGAAGACTCTAAAATATTCGCCGGATGTGATTCATATACCTGATACATCGCCAGTATTAATAATGGGAAACAAAACAATTTCAACTATACATGATTTAGCAGAGTTTTATTATCCTGAAAAGTATGGGAAACTACAAGCTTTAATTAGAAAAGTTATTGTAAATGTTCAAATAAAGAGATCAGCAAAGATTATTACTATTTCTGAATTTTCAAAGCAAAGTATTATGTCTAGATTTAAATGCAAGAATAAAAAAATAACAGTTATCTATAATGGAGTAGATTTTAAAAAAGCAACTAATGTTAAACAGGTTTCTTCTGAAGAAGTACTAAATAAATATAAATTAACTAAAGGTAGATATTTTCTATTTGTTAGCGAGTTAGAAAGAACTAAGAATGCATCTGTTATTGTAGAATGTTACAATAAGTATTTTAAAGGTACAAATTATAAAATTGTTCTATGTGGAAAAAAAGGAAATGATTACGAATATATCAATACAAAAATTAAAGAATTTGGGTTAGAGAATATGGTTGTTTATACTGGTTATGTTACTGATTTAGAATTAGTGACACTATATAAAAATGCAACTACTTTCATATTTCCATCCTTATTTGAAGGGTTTGGATTACCTATAATTGAGGCTATGGCGAATGGTGTGCCAGTTATATGTTCAAATAGGTCTTCACTGCCTGAGGTTGGGGGAGGGGCAGTTCTAAAATTCGATCCTAATGGCATAGATGAATTATATGAATGTATACTTAAGGCCCAAGATGAGAGTACAAGAACAAAAATGATTCAATTAGGATTTGATAGGATAAAAATTTTTAATTGGGAAAATACTGCTAAAGCAGTACTAGATATATATTGGGAGGTTTATAATAATGATAAAAGTAAAGTTAATTGA
- a CDS encoding glycosyltransferase, with protein sequence MIKNHLYKKILDNASFIITSNRRLNNQYKNSIFLPDYYYSDQYKKYDSNTKSDEVLCVGTMNDVKDIEGLVRVFSKMNVNLKIIGKFSDKLRYSTLLKNKIDNIEIIDKNLDYDEYYNLIGRTKFVVLPYKGDGYENRTSGVLLEAMFLNCIPIAPKFLLEFNGVDGIGYNCLEELLNIKLSNYSVKRDYFLGENSPYLISNVKEMINKLLKEI encoded by the coding sequence ATGATAAAAAACCATTTATATAAAAAGATTCTAGACAATGCAAGTTTTATTATAACTTCGAATAGAAGATTAAATAATCAATATAAGAATTCAATTTTTTTGCCCGATTATTATTATTCTGACCAATATAAAAAATATGATAGCAATACGAAGAGTGATGAAGTTTTATGTGTTGGCACGATGAATGATGTTAAGGATATAGAAGGACTAGTAAGAGTTTTTTCTAAAATGAATGTCAATTTAAAAATAATTGGTAAGTTTAGTGATAAATTAAGATATAGCACATTGCTTAAAAATAAGATAGATAATATTGAGATAATAGATAAAAATTTGGACTATGATGAGTACTATAATTTAATTGGGAGAACAAAATTTGTCGTATTACCATATAAGGGTGATGGATATGAAAATAGAACAAGCGGTGTATTGTTAGAAGCAATGTTTCTAAATTGCATTCCTATAGCACCTAAGTTTTTACTTGAATTTAATGGTGTTGATGGTATAGGATATAACTGTTTGGAAGAATTACTTAATATAAAACTTAGTAATTACTCAGTAAAAAGAGATTATTTTTTAGGTGAAAATTCACCATATCTTATATCAAATGTAAAAGAAATGATTAACAAGCTCCTCAAGGAAATTTGA
- a CDS encoding mannose-1-phosphate guanylyltransferase encodes MLCALIMAGGKGERFWPLSTDEKPKQFLNLLGDKSMIQMTVERLQALIPIERIFVVTGEIYKDLVQEQLPDLLEANIIMEPIGRNTAPCIALSAMYIKKFYNDAVIAVLPSDHLIKDDEGFLKVLSVGGNFVKNKEDAIVTIGINPDRPETGYGYIKFDNEANGEIAADSDEIQVLPVSAFVEKPSREKAQRYISEGNYLWNAGMFIWTADHIIELTKKHLYNTYSVLKCIDMSNPQIFKEQCKIKYPLVDNISVDYGIMEKAENIYIIPGDFGWDDIGSWFAVERYCNKDEDNNVHQGKVISIDSKENLVISYQKPIVVVGTDNLLVVESDELIFVCSKDSISALKDIKKKVLEQ; translated from the coding sequence ATGCTATGTGCTCTTATAATGGCTGGTGGAAAAGGTGAACGTTTTTGGCCTTTATCCACTGACGAAAAACCAAAGCAATTTTTAAATTTGCTTGGTGATAAATCCATGATTCAAATGACGGTGGAAAGACTACAGGCACTTATACCTATAGAGAGGATATTCGTAGTAACCGGAGAAATTTATAAAGACCTTGTTCAAGAGCAATTGCCGGATTTACTGGAAGCAAATATTATAATGGAGCCCATTGGTAGAAATACTGCTCCATGTATAGCTTTATCTGCAATGTATATAAAAAAGTTTTATAATGATGCAGTAATAGCAGTACTTCCATCAGACCATCTTATAAAAGATGATGAAGGATTTTTAAAGGTTTTATCCGTAGGCGGTAATTTTGTTAAAAATAAAGAAGATGCTATAGTTACTATTGGTATAAATCCTGATAGACCTGAGACAGGCTATGGCTACATAAAGTTTGATAATGAAGCAAACGGCGAAATTGCTGCGGATTCAGATGAGATTCAAGTACTACCAGTTAGTGCCTTTGTAGAGAAACCTTCACGGGAAAAGGCACAGCGGTATATTTCTGAAGGAAACTACCTTTGGAATGCCGGCATGTTTATATGGACGGCAGATCATATAATAGAACTTACAAAAAAACATCTTTACAATACATATAGTGTATTAAAGTGTATAGATATGTCTAATCCTCAAATTTTTAAAGAACAGTGTAAAATAAAGTATCCACTTGTAGATAATATATCCGTTGACTATGGCATTATGGAAAAGGCTGAGAACATTTATATTATACCAGGTGACTTTGGGTGGGATGATATAGGAAGCTGGTTTGCAGTGGAGCGTTATTGTAATAAAGATGAGGACAACAATGTTCATCAGGGCAAAGTCATAAGTATAGATTCTAAGGAGAATTTAGTTATATCCTATCAGAAACCTATTGTTGTTGTAGGTACTGATAATTTACTTGTAGTGGAAAGTGATGAACTTATATTTGTATGTTCAAAGGATAGTATAAGTGCGCTTAAAGATATAAAGAAGAAAGTCTTAGAACAGTAG
- the tnpA gene encoding IS66 family insertion sequence element accessory protein TnpA, which produces MSRRLDNATWEEYINKFDACNGTITVKDFCLENKLTKSQFYYHKRRVERAKFENKETVFHAISLDNKENNIKENIYTLNEVKITIGNTIIAIPVNETALISSIIKELAAKC; this is translated from the coding sequence ATGTCTAGAAGATTAGATAATGCAACCTGGGAAGAATATATTAATAAATTTGATGCATGTAATGGAACAATAACTGTTAAAGATTTTTGTTTAGAAAATAAACTTACTAAAAGTCAATTTTACTATCATAAAAGAAGAGTAGAAAGGGCAAAATTTGAAAACAAAGAAACAGTTTTTCATGCTATTTCTTTAGATAATAAAGAGAATAATATTAAAGAAAATATCTATACTTTGAATGAGGTAAAGATTACAATAGGTAATACCATCATAGCCATTCCTGTTAATGAAACTGCTCTAATATCATCAATAATAAAGGAATTAGCTGCAAAATGTTAA
- the tnpB gene encoding IS66 family insertion sequence element accessory protein TnpB (TnpB, as the term is used for proteins encoded by IS66 family insertion elements, is considered an accessory protein, since TnpC, encoded by a neighboring gene, is a DDE family transposase.) has translation MLNIDKVETVYLACGYTDLRKSIDGLVMIVQNQFKLNPFDKALFVFCNRQMDKLKILHFDEGFWLYYHRLEANRFKWPATTEEALKVNIEELRWLLKGYEVRTKSKFKPIKQSNYF, from the coding sequence ATGTTAAACATAGATAAAGTAGAAACAGTTTATCTTGCCTGCGGCTACACGGATTTAAGGAAAAGTATTGATGGTTTAGTTATGATAGTTCAGAATCAATTTAAACTGAATCCTTTTGATAAAGCCTTATTTGTTTTTTGTAATAGACAAATGGACAAATTAAAAATTCTTCACTTTGATGAAGGTTTTTGGCTATATTATCACCGTTTAGAAGCGAATCGCTTCAAATGGCCTGCTACGACAGAAGAAGCATTGAAAGTAAATATAGAAGAATTACGGTGGCTTCTAAAGGGGTACGAAGTAAGAACAAAATCCAAGTTTAAACCTATAAAACAAAGTAATTATTTTTAA
- the tnpC gene encoding IS66 family transposase, producing the protein MNHEILTNELDENTKLLIEKMEKELSSKDEEIRKLKNELEFLKGVISNKNRKIFGVSSEKADANQLSFFNEAEKYSDSKVEEPTLEEITYKRAKRNNYIGKKDNLADLERVVIEHKLQGDDLNCKECGEQLVEIGVKSRKEIIKYIPAKLVVEEHVIYSYACKSCEKETGESNIISAEAPQTIFYNSMASNELIAHTLILKYQHAMPLYRQESYFDMMGATLSRQTLCNWTMSAAEALEPIYNHMQKELLSRNYIHADETTLKVINDNGKDSKSQKYMWLYMSDTNSKPVILYDYQSTRSSSCPKNFLGDFKGFLQTDGYSGYNSVTNATRVYCLAHIRRYFHNIIVDLDEEALKNSRAIIGFNYCEQIYKLEKELRESFSSKDDYYDIRFKIRAEKLAPIIDNFIEYVEREIKAALPRSPLGKALDYAKKHLPGLKNVLLDGSLEVDNNAAERAIKPFVIGRKNFLFANTAKGATHSANIYSIIETAKANKLVVERYLVYLFDNLLKIDIEGSESLENLMPWSDKIPENMKIKDRK; encoded by the coding sequence ATGAATCACGAAATTTTAACTAATGAACTTGATGAAAATACAAAATTATTAATTGAAAAAATGGAAAAAGAATTAAGCTCAAAAGATGAAGAAATAAGAAAACTTAAAAATGAGTTAGAATTCTTAAAAGGTGTTATATCAAATAAAAATAGGAAGATATTTGGAGTATCTAGTGAAAAGGCAGATGCTAATCAATTATCTTTTTTCAACGAGGCCGAAAAATATAGTGATTCAAAGGTAGAAGAACCTACTTTAGAGGAAATTACATATAAAAGAGCTAAGAGAAATAATTACATAGGTAAAAAAGATAATCTAGCAGACTTAGAAAGAGTTGTTATTGAACATAAATTACAAGGTGATGACCTTAACTGTAAAGAATGCGGAGAGCAATTAGTTGAAATAGGTGTAAAATCAAGAAAAGAGATAATTAAATATATTCCGGCTAAGCTTGTAGTTGAAGAACACGTGATTTACAGCTACGCTTGTAAATCATGCGAAAAGGAAACTGGTGAAAGTAATATAATTTCAGCAGAAGCACCACAAACTATTTTTTATAATAGTATGGCTTCTAATGAGTTAATTGCTCATACTCTTATACTTAAATATCAACATGCTATGCCACTTTATAGGCAAGAAAGCTATTTTGATATGATGGGTGCTACTCTTTCAAGACAAACTCTATGTAACTGGACTATGTCAGCAGCTGAGGCTTTAGAGCCAATATATAACCACATGCAAAAAGAATTACTAAGCAGAAATTATATTCATGCAGATGAGACTACTTTAAAAGTAATTAATGACAATGGCAAGGATTCTAAATCTCAAAAATATATGTGGTTATATATGAGTGATACCAATTCAAAGCCAGTAATTTTGTATGATTATCAGAGTACCAGATCCAGCTCTTGCCCTAAAAATTTCTTAGGAGATTTCAAAGGATTTCTCCAAACGGATGGTTATAGCGGTTATAACTCCGTTACAAACGCTACAAGGGTATATTGCTTAGCTCACATAAGAAGATACTTCCATAATATAATTGTAGACTTAGATGAAGAAGCCCTAAAAAATTCTAGAGCAATAATAGGGTTTAATTATTGTGAGCAAATTTATAAACTTGAAAAAGAGCTTAGAGAATCCTTTTCAAGTAAGGATGATTATTATGATATTAGATTTAAAATAAGAGCTGAAAAATTAGCTCCAATTATAGATAACTTTATTGAATATGTTGAAAGAGAAATAAAAGCTGCTCTTCCAAGAAGTCCGTTGGGTAAAGCACTTGATTATGCTAAAAAGCATTTACCAGGATTAAAGAATGTACTGCTAGATGGTTCTTTAGAGGTAGACAATAATGCAGCGGAAAGAGCTATTAAACCTTTCGTTATCGGCCGTAAGAACTTCCTTTTTGCTAATACTGCTAAAGGTGCCACACATAGTGCTAATATTTACAGCATTATTGAAACTGCCAAGGCTAATAAATTAGTTGTAGAAAGGTATTTAGTTTATCTATTTGATAATCTATTGAAGATAGATATAGAAGGTAGCGAAAGCTTAGAGAATCTTATGCCTTGGTCAGATAAGATTCCTGAAAATATGAAAATTAAAGATAGGAAATAA